A single region of the Ziziphus jujuba cultivar Dongzao chromosome 10, ASM3175591v1 genome encodes:
- the LOC107410762 gene encoding anthranilate synthase alpha subunit 2, chloroplastic produces the protein MALSEHLLYSSAMETLAPQLPSTFRLPSTIHVTFNRRGSRSMALVGPTSLARRVRCSAVSSPQIVDQSEQFVTASKKGNLIPLYQTLFSDHLTPVLAYRCLVKEDDRDAPSFLFESVEPGTEASSIGRYSIVGAQPSIEIVAKENMVTIMDHEEGCRTEEIVEDPMSIPRRIMEGWAPQLIDELPDAFCGGWVGYFSYDTVRYAEKKKLPFSSAPLDDRNLPDVHLGLYDDVIVFDHVEKKAYIIHWVRLDRYSSVEEAFSDGMNRLETLVSRVHNIVTPRLTAGSVKLETRVFGPKVENSTMTSEEYKNAVLQAKEHILAGDIFQIVLSQRFERRTFADPFEVYRALRMVNPSPFMTYLQARGCILVASSPEILTRVKKSKVTNRPLAGTIRRGKTQKEDLMLERELLNDEKQLAEHIMLVDLGRNDVGKVSKPGSVTVEKLMNIERYSHVMHISSTVTGELKDDLTSWDALRAALPVGTVSGAPKVKAMELIDKLEVTRRGPYSGGFGAISFTGDMNIALALRTIVFPTGARFDTMFSYKDLNKRQEWIAYLQAGAGIVADSVPDDEQKECENKAAALARAIDVAETSFVDK, from the exons ATGGCTCTCTCCGAGCACTTACTTTACAGTTCCGCCATGGAAACCCTAGCACCTCAGCTTCCCTCCACTTTCCGTTTGCCTTCAACTATTCACGTTACCTTTAACAGAAGAGGCTCAAGGTCAATGGCTCTCGTCGGCCCCACCTCGCTTGCACGGAGAGTTAGATGCTCTGCCGTGTCCTCACCTCAGATTG TCGACCAGTCTGAGCAGTTTGTAACGGCGTCAAAGAAGGGGAATTTAATTCCTCTGTATCAAACATTATTTTCTGATCACTTAACTCCTGTACTTGCATACCGATGTCTGGTCAAGGAGGATGATAGAGATGCTCCAAGCTTTCTGTTTGAGTCTGTTGAGCCAGGCACAGAGGCTTCAAGTATT GGACGGTATAGTATTGTTGGAGCTCAGCCAAGTATAGAAATAGTTGCGAAAGAGAATATGGTTACAATTATGGACCATGAGGAAGGGTGTAGGACGGAGGAGATTGTGGAGGATCCCATGAGCATTCCTCGGAGAATAATGGAGGGATGGGCACCCCAACTTATTGATGAACTTCCAGATGCATTTTGTG GTGGTTGGGTTGGTTACTTCTCCTACGATACAGTGCGCTATGCAGAGAAGAAAAAGTTACCATTCTCTTCTGCTCCGCTTGATGACAGAAACCTTCCTGATGTGCATCTAGGCCTTTATGATGATGTGATTGTTTTTGATCATGTGGAAAAG AAAGCATATATTATTCACTGGGTGAGATTAGATCGGTATTCTTCTGTTGAGGAGGCCTTCAGTGATGGAATGAACCGGTTGGAAACATTAGTATCTAGAGTACATAACATTGTCAC cccaAGGCTGACTGCGGGTTCAGTAAAATTGGAAACACGTGTTTTTGGTCCTAAAGTAGAAAATTCAACCATGACGAGTGAGGAATACAAGAATGCTGTTTTGCAAGCTAAAGAGCACATCCTTGCCGGTGATATATTCCAGATTGTATTAAGTCAGCGCTTTGAACGGAGAACTTTTGCAGATCCATTTGAAGTGTATAGAGCATTACGGATGGTCAACCCAAGTCCATTCATGACCTATTTGCAG gCTAGAGGATGTATTCTGGTTGCTTCAAGTCCCGAAATTCTCACACGTGTCAAGAAG AGTAAGGTCACTAATAGGCCCCTTGCTGGTACCATCAGAAGAGGTAAGACACAAAAAGAAGACCTAATGTTGGAAAGGGAGCTTTTGAATGATGAAAAGCAATTGGCTGAGCACATCATGTTAGTGGACTTGGGTAGAAATGATGTTGGCAAG GTATCTAAACCTGGTTCTGTTACCGTTGAGAAGCTCATGAACATCGAGCGGTATTCCCATGTTATGCACATCAGTTCCACT GTTACTGGAGAGTTAAAAGATGACTTAACAAGCTGGGATGCTTTGCGTGCTGCGTTGCCTGTTGGGACAGTCAGTGGTGCTCCTAAG GTAAAAGCCATGGAACTAATTGATAAGCTGGAGGTAACAAGACGTGGACCTTACAGTGGTGGGTTTGGGGCAATTTCATTTACTGGGGACATGAACATTGCCCTTGCTTTGAGAACCATTGTTTTCCCAACTGGTGCCCGATTCGATACAATGTTTTCATACAAGGATCTGAACAAGCGCCAAGAATGGATTGCTTATCTCCAAGCTGGAGCTGGAATTGTTGCTGACAGTGTTCCAGATGATGAGCAAAAAGAGTGCGAGAACAAAGCCGCTGCACTTGCTCGTGCAATTGATGTTGCAGAGACTTCATTTGTTGATAAATGA
- the LOC107410763 gene encoding large ribosomal subunit protein uL10: MAVKPSRTEKKIQYDQKLCRLLGEHSQILVVGADNVGSNQLQNIRTGLRGHSVVLMGKNTMMKRSVRIHAETTGNKAVLNLIPLLVGNVGLIFTKGDLKEVSDEVAKYKVGAPARVGLIAPTDVVVPPGNTGLDPSQTSFFQALNIPTKINKGTVEIITPVELIKKGDKVESSAAALLSKLLIRPFSYGLIVQSVYDNGSVFSPQVLDLTEDDLVGKFAAGISMVAAMSAALSYPTLAAAPHMFINAYKNVLAVAVTTEYSFPQAEAVKEYLKDPSKFQVAVAPVAAERKNENEETNGGGEEQREDGEDEEDDMIFGLFD, encoded by the exons ATGGCCGTGAAACCCTCCCGTACCGAGAAAAAGATCCAGTACGATCAGAAGCTCTGCCGACTTCTCGGCGAGCACTCTCAGATCCTGGTCGTCGGTGCCGATAACGTTGGCTCCAACCAGCTCCAGAACATTCGTACAGGTCTGCGGGGTCACTCGGTTGTGCTCATGGGCAAGAACACCATGATGAAGCGCTCTGTTAGGATTCATGCTGAGACCACTGGCAACAAAGCCGTCCTAAATCTCATTCCTCTCCTTGTT GGCAACGTGGGATTGATCTTCACCAAGGGTGATTTAAAGGAAGTGAGTGACGAAGTTGCCAAGTATAAG GTTGGAGCTCCAGCTCGTGTTGGTCTTATTGCCCCAACCGATGTCGTGGTTCCCCCGGGAAACACTGGACTTGATCCATCTCAGACTTCCTTTTTCCAG GCGCTCAACATCCCAACCAAGATCAACAAAGGCACTGTCGAAATCATCACCCCTGTAGAGCTCATTAAGAAGGGTGACAAAGTGGAATCCTCTGCGGCTGCCCTTCTTTCGAAGCTCTTGATAAGACCATTCTCTTACGGTCTGATTGTCCAATCTGTTTATGACAATGGGTCGGTCTTCAGCCCTCAGGTTCTTGATCTTACAGAAGATGACCTTGTTGGGAAATTTGCTGCTGGAATCTCCATGGTTGCAGCAATGTCCGCGGCCCTCTCATACCCAACACTTGCTGCTGCACCCCACATGTTCATCAACGCATATAAGAATGTTCTTGCTGTTGCAGTGACTACAGAATACTCCTTCCCACAGGCGGAGGCAGTGAAGGAATACTTAAAG GATCCAAGCAAGTTTCAAGTTGCTGTTGCTCCTGTTGCTGCTGAGAGAAAAAACGAGAACGAAGAAACAAATGGTGGAGGTGAAGAGCAGCGTGAAGATGGCGAAGATGAGGAGGATGATATGatttttggtttgtttgatTGA